The nucleotide sequence CGAAGCCCCAGAATCGGCTGTCTTCGCTGTTATCGCGGTTGTCGCCCATTACAAAGTAATGTCCTTCCGGCACAACCCATTCGCCGTCAGCTTGCCCTGCTTGTTTGAAGAAGTAAGGAGCATAGTTAAACGCCATCGGGTTATTTAAAATTTGGTGGGTTACATCGCCTTTTTCGGTGCGTTCAATTTGCATTTCACCGTGGTAGAAGAAATCCGCATTCGGCTTGCCTTCGCTATATTCAAATGCTTGCACCTCGCCATTGGCTTTGGTTACGGTAAGCTGTTGATAAGCAAAATCGTATTTGATTTTATCACCGCCCACGCCCACAACACGTTTAATGTAATCCACGTGTGGTTGAGCTGGAGCTTTGAACACCACAATATCGCCACGTTCCGGCTTGCCGGTTTCAATCAGCGTGTTTTGCCAAATCGGATCTTTAATGCCGTAGTTAAATTTGTTCACCACTAAAAAATCGCCCACACGCAAGGTTGGCTCCATTGAGCCACTTGGGATTTGGAACGGCTCAAATAAGAATGAACGCAATACGGTCACAAAGAATAACACGCCGAACAACGAGGCAAAAAATTCACCTACCGCTGATTTTGGCTGAATTTCCGCCATTTCTTCTGCGGTTAATTCTCTGCCTAAACGCTTTTGTTGTTCGGCAATAGCCTGTTTGCGTCTTGGATCGGCACTGAATTTGTAGAATGCCCAAAAACCGCCGCAAATCAATACCAACGCCACTAAAATGATCGAAATGGTATTCGGCAGTTGCATTGAATCCAGCCATTTCCAAATACCGTAAATAATGCCTAGAAAAATAATCGGCATAAATTGTGCCATTTGATTTCCTCTTTTGTTTGGGGGGCGAATTGCAATTCGCCCCTACATTTTTTGCAAAAAATCCTGAAAATATGACCGCTTGCAAGCGGTTTGATTCCGCATTAATTTTGCAAATTACTCTTTGCCAACGTGTAAAATCGCTAAGAACGCTTCTTGTGGCACTTCTACGTTACCGAGGGATTTCATTCGTTTTTTACCCTCTTTTTGTTTTTGGAGAAGTTTCTTCTTACGGCTGACGTCACCACCGTAACATTTCGCCAATACGTTTTTACGCAACTGTTTAACCGTTGAACGAGCGATTACGTGGTTGCCGATAGCAGCTTGGATTGCGATATCAAATTGTTGGCGAGGAATTAGCTCTCGCATTTTTTCTACCAACTCACGCCCACGATAAGCTGCATTTGCACGGTGAACAATGATCGCCAAGGCATCAACACGCTCGCCGTTGATCATAATATCCACACGCACCATATCGGCAGTTTGGAAGCGTTTGAAGCCGTAATCCAATGAAGCGTAACCACGAGAGGTTGATTTCAAACGGTCGAAGAAGTCTAACACCACTTCGCCCATCGGGATTTCATAAGTTAAAGCGATTTGGTTGCCGTGGTACACCATATTGGTTTGCACGCCACGTTTTTCCACACAAAGGGTAATCACGTTACCCAAGAACTCTTGCGGCACAAGCATATTACACTCAGCAATCGGCTCACGAATTTCTGCAATATTGTTGATTGCAGGGAGTTTAGACGGGCTGTCCACATAAATGGTTTCGCCGTTGGTTTGCACGACTTCATACACTACGGTTGGAGCGGTGGTGATCAAATCCAAGTCGTATTCACGTTCTAAACGCTCTTGAATGATCTCCATATGCAACAAGCCTAAGAAGCCGCAACGGAAGCCGAAGCCTAACGCACTAGAAGTTTCCGGTTCGTAGAATAACGAAGCATCGTTTAGACTTAATTTACCTAAGGCATCACGGAAAGCTTCGTAATCATCTGATGAAATCGGGAATAAACCTGCATAAACCTGCGGTTTTACTTTCTTAAAGCCCGGTAACACTTCGGTGGCTGAATTGTGGTGGTGAGTTAAAGTATCGCCCACCGGCGCCCCTAAAATGTCTTTGATCGCACAAACCACCCAGCCCACTTCGCCGGTTTTTAATTCTGTGGTATCCACCTGTTTTGGTGTGAAAATACC is from Mannheimia varigena and encodes:
- the lepA gene encoding translation elongation factor 4, giving the protein MQNIRNFSIIAHIDHGKSTLSDRLIQTCGGLSDREMEAQVLDSMDLERERGITIKAQSVTLNYKANDGETYQLNFIDTPGHVDFSYEVSRSLAACEGALLVVDAGQGVEAQTLANCYTAIEMDLEVVPILNKIDLPAAEPERVAEEIEDIVGIDAIDAVRCSAKTGLGIDLVLEEIVKKIPAPEGDPEAPLQALIIDSWFDNYLGVVSLVRVKNGVLKKGDKIKVMSTGQSYNVDRLGIFTPKQVDTTELKTGEVGWVVCAIKDILGAPVGDTLTHHHNSATEVLPGFKKVKPQVYAGLFPISSDDYEAFRDALGKLSLNDASLFYEPETSSALGFGFRCGFLGLLHMEIIQERLEREYDLDLITTAPTVVYEVVQTNGETIYVDSPSKLPAINNIAEIREPIAECNMLVPQEFLGNVITLCVEKRGVQTNMVYHGNQIALTYEIPMGEVVLDFFDRLKSTSRGYASLDYGFKRFQTADMVRVDIMINGERVDALAIIVHRANAAYRGRELVEKMRELIPRQQFDIAIQAAIGNHVIARSTVKQLRKNVLAKCYGGDVSRKKKLLQKQKEGKKRMKSLGNVEVPQEAFLAILHVGKE
- the lepB gene encoding signal peptidase I — its product is MAQFMPIIFLGIIYGIWKWLDSMQLPNTISIILVALVLICGGFWAFYKFSADPRRKQAIAEQQKRLGRELTAEEMAEIQPKSAVGEFFASLFGVLFFVTVLRSFLFEPFQIPSGSMEPTLRVGDFLVVNKFNYGIKDPIWQNTLIETGKPERGDIVVFKAPAQPHVDYIKRVVGVGGDKIKYDFAYQQLTVTKANGEVQAFEYSEGKPNADFFYHGEMQIERTEKGDVTHQILNNPMAFNYAPYFFKQAGQADGEWVVPEGHYFVMGDNRDNSEDSRFWGFVPEQNIVGKATFIWLSLDKKANEFPTGLRFSRMFTAIQ